From the genome of Hymenobacter cellulosilyticus, one region includes:
- a CDS encoding SDR family oxidoreductase produces the protein MPHTILVTGATGNVGSELIKALANRGLTVRAGVHSIIKGDRLKHLNHEVQLVEIDYSKPETLHVALTGVERLCLITPFSEDQVEVAKRTIDAAKQAGVQHIVRLSAAGADAEPAIQLGRWHREIERYLEQSGIAYTILRPGSFMQNFSNYNAESICQEGKIYMPLGEGKVSYIDVRDIAATAAHILSADIAAHQGQAYELTGPAALSTAEVAAAISEATGRPVSYVDVPEEAARQSMAQAPAWMRDAMLELYGASKAGYTAGVTNTVEKITGCPPRTFTEFAHDNSSRFKPTHE, from the coding sequence ATGCCTCACACTATTCTGGTTACCGGCGCCACGGGCAACGTGGGCTCCGAGCTGATCAAAGCCCTGGCCAACCGCGGCCTGACGGTGCGCGCCGGCGTACACTCCATTATTAAGGGCGACCGGCTCAAGCACCTGAACCACGAAGTCCAACTGGTCGAAATCGACTACAGCAAGCCCGAAACCCTGCACGTGGCCCTGACCGGCGTGGAGCGCCTGTGCCTGATAACGCCCTTCAGCGAAGATCAGGTGGAGGTAGCCAAGCGCACAATTGACGCGGCCAAGCAGGCCGGCGTGCAGCACATCGTCCGGCTATCGGCAGCCGGCGCCGATGCTGAGCCCGCTATTCAGCTGGGGCGCTGGCACCGTGAAATCGAGCGGTATCTGGAGCAAAGCGGCATTGCCTACACCATTCTGCGGCCCGGCAGCTTTATGCAGAACTTCAGCAATTACAACGCGGAATCCATTTGCCAGGAAGGCAAAATCTACATGCCGCTGGGCGAAGGCAAGGTAAGCTACATCGACGTGCGCGACATTGCCGCCACGGCTGCCCACATCCTCAGTGCCGACATTGCGGCTCACCAGGGGCAGGCCTACGAGCTGACCGGCCCCGCCGCGCTGAGTACTGCCGAAGTAGCCGCCGCCATTAGTGAGGCTACCGGCCGGCCCGTAAGCTACGTGGACGTCCCCGAAGAAGCCGCCCGCCAGAGCATGGCTCAGGCGCCCGCCTGGATGCGCGACGCCATGCTGGAGCTATACGGCGCGTCGAAGGCGGGCTATACGGCCGGTGTTACGAATACCGTGGAGAAAATTACCGGTTGCCCGCCTCGCACCTTCACCGAGTTTGCCCACGACAACAGCTCCCGGTTCAAGCCCACCCACGAATAA
- a CDS encoding cold-shock protein, with amino-acid sequence MKTGKVKFFNESKGFGFIVQDDTNQDIFVHQTGLIHEIRENDRVTFDVIEGKKGLNAVKVERI; translated from the coding sequence ATGAAAACTGGCAAAGTGAAATTTTTTAATGAGTCCAAAGGCTTCGGTTTCATCGTTCAGGATGACACTAACCAGGATATTTTTGTCCACCAGACCGGCCTGATTCATGAAATCCGGGAGAATGACCGGGTTACCTTCGACGTAATTGAGGGCAAAAAGGGGCTGAATGCCGTGAAAGTAGAGCGTATCTAA
- a CDS encoding cold-shock protein, giving the protein MSTGIIKFFNEAKGFGFITPDGGGEDIFVHATGLKQPVRDADRVEFEVQQGKKGLNAVSVRLVD; this is encoded by the coding sequence ATGAGTACCGGTATTATCAAATTTTTCAATGAAGCCAAGGGCTTTGGCTTCATCACGCCGGATGGCGGTGGTGAGGACATCTTCGTACACGCCACGGGTCTGAAGCAGCCAGTTCGTGACGCTGACCGCGTAGAATTCGAAGTACAGCAGGGCAAGAAAGGCCTGAACGCCGTTAGCGTGCGTCTGGTTGACTAA
- the ricT gene encoding regulatory iron-sulfur-containing complex subunit RicT codes for MACTSCSSGGCSTSATGCGSKGSCSSGGCTRLNVFDWLQDVDLPVDFKEFDIVEIRFKGGRKEFFRNTNRLPLVTGDAVVIEAAGNGWHLGHVSLKGELVRLQMRKKKVPLDSKEIRGILRVATPQDVERWEAVRDLETGTMFRARSVVEELRLKMKLSDVEYQADRTRATFFYSADDRVDFRDLIKRLADEFRVRVEMRQISLRHEAGRLGGIGSCGRELCCSTWLTDFKSVSTTAARYQNLSLNPAKLSGQCGRLKCCLNYELDTYLDALKDIPQVSRPLQTEKGEAFLQKTDIFKRRMWFAFRGDNNWVMLATDRVREIQDMNKRGEKPENLLAPVLEAEREPEVSAHVEGNLDRLDDKIKGSKRPKRKKKKDGAAAPAAPAATSPQAAPRAGVRMDGAAKAPAPMPADSSSPNGETSGEPRRPRGAAARPLNRRNNRSRGEGGRSAEAGAKAEPREGREPREGREPREGRPPRGEGQGEARPPRGEGRPRVTRLPPMVLPVLHATKTRSGARAMVVLHAVGPVSPALVAAKEQVLVRLPQMLRRMRKVLTLITGLALLTGLAACDANQVFEKNLELDKAVWTVQQKPTFEFDIQDTTQRYDIYFNIRNESMYGYYNLYVKHTLLDPSGKRLSQQLHQMLLMDPQTGEPRGQGSGDIFDHQFLALRQQKFAQPGNYRVILEQYMRQDQLPGIMAVGVRVAKAAQ; via the coding sequence GTGGCTTGCACTTCTTGTTCCTCCGGCGGCTGTTCTACCTCCGCTACGGGTTGCGGCTCTAAAGGCAGCTGCAGCTCTGGCGGCTGCACGCGCCTGAATGTATTCGACTGGCTGCAGGACGTAGACCTGCCCGTCGACTTCAAAGAGTTTGATATAGTTGAAATCCGCTTTAAAGGCGGCCGCAAAGAGTTTTTCCGCAATACCAACCGCCTGCCCCTGGTCACCGGTGACGCCGTCGTTATTGAAGCGGCCGGCAATGGCTGGCACCTGGGCCACGTCTCGCTGAAGGGTGAGCTGGTAAGGCTGCAGATGCGCAAAAAGAAAGTCCCGCTCGACTCCAAGGAGATTCGGGGCATTCTGCGCGTTGCCACGCCCCAGGACGTGGAGCGCTGGGAAGCTGTGCGCGACCTCGAAACGGGCACCATGTTCCGGGCCCGCTCGGTGGTGGAAGAGCTGCGCCTCAAAATGAAGCTCTCCGACGTGGAGTACCAGGCCGACCGCACCCGCGCCACGTTCTTCTACTCCGCCGACGACCGGGTAGACTTTCGTGACCTGATCAAGCGCCTCGCCGACGAGTTTCGGGTGCGGGTGGAGATGCGCCAGATTTCGCTGCGCCACGAAGCCGGCCGCCTCGGTGGTATCGGTTCCTGCGGGCGGGAGCTGTGCTGCTCTACCTGGCTTACCGACTTTAAGAGTGTAAGCACCACCGCCGCCCGCTACCAGAACCTGAGCCTGAACCCGGCCAAGCTTTCGGGGCAGTGCGGCCGCCTCAAGTGCTGCCTCAACTACGAGCTCGATACCTACCTCGATGCTTTGAAAGACATTCCGCAGGTGTCGCGCCCTTTGCAAACCGAGAAAGGGGAGGCCTTCCTGCAGAAAACCGACATCTTCAAGCGGCGTATGTGGTTTGCCTTTCGCGGCGACAACAACTGGGTGATGCTGGCCACCGACCGGGTTCGGGAGATTCAGGATATGAACAAGCGGGGCGAAAAACCGGAAAACCTGCTGGCTCCCGTGCTCGAAGCCGAGCGGGAGCCGGAGGTATCGGCCCACGTGGAAGGCAACCTCGACCGCCTCGACGATAAAATCAAAGGCAGTAAGCGACCCAAGCGTAAAAAGAAAAAGGATGGTGCTGCTGCTCCCGCGGCCCCGGCTGCTACGTCGCCCCAGGCGGCTCCGCGGGCGGGGGTGCGGATGGATGGCGCTGCCAAGGCACCGGCGCCCATGCCTGCTGATTCAAGTTCACCTAACGGCGAAACATCGGGTGAGCCCCGCCGCCCGCGTGGGGCAGCAGCTCGCCCTTTGAACCGGCGCAACAACCGGAGCCGTGGGGAAGGTGGCCGCAGCGCGGAAGCAGGGGCCAAGGCGGAACCCCGCGAAGGACGGGAGCCGCGGGAGGGCCGCGAACCTCGTGAAGGCCGTCCCCCACGGGGCGAGGGCCAAGGCGAGGCTCGGCCCCCGCGCGGAGAAGGCCGCCCCCGCGTAACCCGGCTGCCGCCGATGGTACTCCCCGTCCTCCACGCGACGAAAACGCGGAGCGGAGCGCGCGCAATGGTCGTTCTTCACGCCGTGGGCCCCGTCAGCCCCGCCCTGGTGGCGGCGAAGGAGCAGGTTCTGGTTCGGCTCCCGCAAATGCTTCGTAGAATGCGGAAGGTACTGACCTTAATAACCGGCCTGGCGCTACTAACTGGGCTGGCCGCCTGCGACGCCAACCAGGTATTCGAGAAGAACCTCGAGCTCGACAAAGCCGTGTGGACCGTGCAGCAAAAGCCCACGTTTGAGTTTGATATTCAGGACACCACTCAGCGTTACGATATCTACTTCAACATTCGTAACGAGTCGATGTATGGGTACTATAATCTGTATGTGAAGCACACGCTCCTGGACCCCAGCGGCAAGCGGCTCTCGCAGCAACTGCACCAGATGCTGCTGATGGACCCTCAGACCGGGGAACCACGCGGCCAAGGTTCGGGCGATATCTTCGACCACCAGTTTCTGGCGCTGCGGCAGCAGAAGTTTGCCCAGCCCGGTAATTACCGCGTGATTTTGGAGCAGTACATGCGCCAAGACCAACTGCCCGGCATCATGGCCGTGGGCGTGCGGGTAGCTAAAGCAGCCCAGTAA
- a CDS encoding M57 family metalloprotease, whose amino-acid sequence MKITKVLSAVAICAGSLAALSSCSKEAEQVTAKDEISADVISKIQQLGFTTKDAQKVEGGYIVEGDIMLTDEALNNKPDYKLMRIAEGEQYRTNNLVSVGSGRTISIRVSTSLPSAYVTATDELIRRYNAQNLLIRFTRVTSGGNIVLNPAPAGSGYLASAGFPSGGNPYGQVLVNNGAIGTANASTYIATILAHEVGHCIGFRHTDYMNRAYSCGGAYTNEGASTVGAVHIPGTPTTADPNSWMLACIGSGGNRPFNTNDVTALRYIY is encoded by the coding sequence ATGAAAATTACTAAAGTACTTTCCGCAGTAGCCATCTGTGCTGGCTCGCTAGCCGCCTTGTCATCGTGCTCGAAAGAAGCTGAGCAGGTAACTGCCAAAGACGAGATTTCGGCCGATGTTATCAGCAAAATCCAGCAGCTGGGCTTCACGACCAAGGATGCCCAGAAAGTTGAGGGTGGCTACATCGTGGAAGGTGACATCATGCTGACGGATGAGGCGCTGAACAACAAGCCAGATTACAAGCTGATGCGCATTGCCGAAGGCGAGCAGTACCGCACCAACAACCTGGTAAGCGTAGGCTCGGGCCGCACCATTTCCATCCGGGTGTCGACTTCGCTGCCATCGGCCTACGTAACGGCTACCGACGAGCTGATTCGTCGCTACAACGCTCAAAACCTGCTGATTCGCTTCACCCGCGTAACCTCGGGCGGCAACATCGTTCTGAACCCGGCTCCCGCTGGCTCGGGCTACCTGGCTTCGGCTGGCTTCCCCTCGGGCGGCAATCCTTACGGCCAGGTACTGGTAAACAATGGCGCTATCGGCACGGCTAACGCGTCGACGTACATTGCTACCATTCTGGCCCACGAAGTGGGTCACTGCATCGGCTTCCGCCACACCGACTACATGAACCGCGCTTATAGCTGCGGCGGTGCTTACACCAACGAAGGTGCCAGCACGGTTGGTGCCGTACACATCCCCGGCACGCCTACCACGGCTGATCCTAACTCGTGGATGCTGGCCTGCATTGGCTCGGGCGGCAACCGTCCGTTCAACACCAACGACGTAACGGCTCTGCGCTACATCTACTAG
- a CDS encoding T9SS type A sorting domain-containing protein, with protein sequence MRPGATSFLRWQWSGPAATVGQLEYQPLGSSKWRVLQAGIPLAQSNYAWPVPDTTTLARVRMVAGSGTFVSDTFTVARPLTPTVGYACQDEALIQWEQVPGASRYQVYQLVQNYLEPYVITTDTALVLNKAQMQIRYYAVAPIMGKLLGERGNTIEFTEQGTACYVKSFIPRSVVTDTVLFDLEIGTTFGVKSISLERLTAAGPTVVQTISPVTARQLSFLDNNPAPGRNEYRVRLDLAKGGVVYSDTEQVQFARPREVQAFPNPIVAGEQLQILVAESGPAKIQLYDMTGHLVRESTDTGTIRTLSTVGIAKGLYLLRVQTGDRTTMTTRVVVL encoded by the coding sequence TTGCGTCCGGGAGCTACCAGCTTTCTGCGCTGGCAATGGTCGGGCCCGGCAGCTACGGTCGGCCAGTTGGAGTACCAGCCTCTAGGCTCCAGCAAGTGGCGCGTACTGCAAGCCGGCATCCCGCTGGCGCAAAGCAATTATGCCTGGCCCGTACCCGATACGACTACCCTGGCTCGGGTGCGGATGGTGGCTGGCAGCGGCACCTTTGTTTCCGATACGTTCACTGTGGCCCGGCCCCTGACGCCCACCGTCGGCTATGCCTGCCAGGATGAAGCCTTGATTCAGTGGGAGCAGGTGCCGGGCGCCAGCCGCTACCAGGTCTACCAACTAGTGCAGAATTACCTGGAGCCTTATGTAATTACTACCGATACGGCGCTGGTGCTGAACAAGGCGCAGATGCAGATTCGTTATTACGCCGTGGCGCCCATTATGGGGAAGCTGCTGGGCGAGAGAGGCAACACCATCGAGTTTACGGAGCAGGGTACGGCCTGCTACGTCAAAAGCTTCATTCCCCGGTCTGTCGTAACCGACACCGTGCTGTTTGATCTGGAAATCGGGACTACGTTCGGGGTGAAGTCTATATCCCTGGAGCGTCTGACTGCGGCTGGGCCCACGGTAGTCCAGACAATTTCGCCGGTAACGGCTCGGCAGCTGAGCTTTCTGGACAACAACCCGGCTCCGGGCCGCAATGAGTACCGGGTGCGGCTCGACTTAGCCAAGGGCGGGGTGGTATACAGCGACACGGAGCAAGTGCAGTTTGCGCGTCCCCGCGAAGTCCAGGCTTTTCCCAACCCAATTGTGGCCGGCGAACAGCTTCAAATCCTGGTAGCGGAAAGCGGCCCGGCCAAGATTCAGCTCTACGATATGACGGGCCACCTCGTGCGGGAAAGCACCGACACGGGCACCATCCGAACATTGTCGACGGTCGGCATAGCCAAAGGCTTGTATCTGTTGCGCGTCCAAACCGGGGACCGCACCACGATGACGACCAGGGTAGTGGTGCTATAA